One region of Methanosphaera cuniculi genomic DNA includes:
- a CDS encoding peptidoglycan-binding domain-containing protein, producing the protein MVKYYGLEQDKKNYFIMNGHPFNVDLEMESTSTLNIKKTPMYVSSKDWGYNYIQWLSFSGEELKLTVYSKNSESYTGNPVYKGDNRKTKFYDKPKTPHAVLKFWAQNFITVTVESKLQSVENGDYKITDFSQRNMTQDLVRSDFTLTEYNQEDTDITRSYYAPEQAGRNDASDTTGTALELEKIGEHKQTCTCTPGAETGVCTAPYEEEVVSIQKLLRRVGYYPHYTSVNNMFQRMDGKYCYYTKKAVEDYQKANGLSVTGVFNKAVKDKLKKELCSDDADDDKKTTNSSTSSTTTNTK; encoded by the coding sequence ATGGTTAAGTATTATGGATTAGAACAAGATAAAAAAAATTATTTTATTATGAATGGTCATCCATTTAATGTTGATCTTGAAATGGAATCAACAAGTACGCTTAATATTAAGAAAACACCTATGTATGTAAGTAGTAAAGATTGGGGTTATAATTATATTCAATGGTTAAGTTTCAGTGGTGAAGAATTAAAATTAACTGTTTATTCAAAAAATAGTGAATCTTATACTGGAAACCCGGTTTATAAAGGAGATAATCGTAAAACAAAATTTTATGATAAACCTAAAACTCCACATGCTGTACTTAAATTTTGGGCTCAAAACTTTATTACAGTAACTGTTGAAAGTAAACTTCAAAGTGTAGAAAATGGTGATTATAAAATAACAGATTTTTCACAAAGAAATATGACTCAGGATTTAGTACGAAGTGATTTTACATTAACTGAGTATAACCAAGAAGATACTGATATAACACGTTCTTATTATGCTCCAGAACAAGCAGGTCGTAATGATGCTAGTGATACAACAGGTACAGCTCTTGAACTTGAAAAAATAGGAGAACATAAACAAACTTGTACATGTACCCCGGGGGCTGAGACTGGTGTATGTACTGCTCCTTATGAAGAAGAAGTAGTTTCTATTCAGAAATTACTTAGACGTGTAGGTTATTATCCTCATTATACTAGTGTTAATAATATGTTTCAAAGAATGGATGGGAAATATTGTTATTATACAAAAAAAGCTGTTGAGGATTATCAGAAAGCTAATGGACTTAGTGTTACTGGTGTATTTAATAAAGCTGTGAAAGATAAGTTAAAAAAAGAATTATGTAGTGATGATGCTGATGATGATAAGAAAACTACTAATTCTTCTACATCATCCACAACAACTAATACAAAATAA
- a CDS encoding COG1470 family protein, whose amino-acid sequence MYIKINKAYIGVSPRENYLTVYADIESDDPQSKDIIFQIDPSEYAPINFPKITLPRAGTSIEGVYRWENVQVGHVNKNSQGINFPLIWEYQLNLLYEGETYDSYNTGISKILGRGIVHNGKATANITQSFREEPDDEDLDGEYTCMNAGTQFIEARYIQNGKYMGTKAIGVIDINNVYNFKVYQLANRIINEQEKLVIRLVVHDVTRGTLTDREPGYYYIDYYNTSGTFIETLQLTKEIDPEDPTKKCYMYDLLLDKAEVEQEGIYHTYTFKCSDNKGQEHVVNDKRIDITTPHISNITYLNDNFNNIYKPGETINIDAVLEDQSQTITDNYGNTRQLPLSGRTVYIGLMSNHKDPNYPNNDSQKSNEITITTDANGEIHTTYTIKENAYKTIDNVELNPNTYYVYIRYPGEKNTDTNRIIMNPSLAITNTNGFNMQFWDMEIKPSTILRIDADNNIQFTQQYLKKGTATVMNNMNANSKIINQKGVLIDNQTLKTDANGECTYNFTNTSKYSENKYTLQIKGTHTNKKNVQDNVITRELFYRHKVKGNVTITPKETSNLQVGKPIIAKCTLGDLKPLNNTLEYQILVSQNINGTNKTVYSTSKQTYTVKNVDNPQNEEISYTFSPNNLIAGNATVTFKFFENEYTLTTELSTDGTFTIPSGINCSDVRITYGETAHIQATCSDVLTKPVTVTLLKTSGETINVGTTSQKTDKTITFDIPKSYVDQAAINSQGNRADEVGYYITTNSVDGGVKSNTAKIRIYNDVTLGISNYKKYIYNNKNNPQTYTYEYNINCSAKRGRIHAYIATIDGNSKYYLPSFNIEDGTQQKVQLTAKYIKSGVDYNLYLQYEPPNDSYYNSAQAIIYKVLWIKEDPHLTFIAPTIMNAGDCYVRHEYPSTLSPTPTGTITYTVDNASWNGNIGESKIIDFSSVRGKTKTINIRYNGDAYYYPIETSLNVTVRKQPTISITVDPASEITKGDTRNVTVQVLYEGSLINNLLSAALTTPSGKSITLCDNQSGSGKYTWKYKFDESGTYNITARVPNYDIYESRIGGISITVKEPPKQEETPTTTPVVEKYITGSNILKAVTEGNASTQFNDLYKANNSKEIVVLIGENNGFDSRIPGLKKLCELKKSSSDYKPNIYAFVVCYNFNAAGDQFDNFIDPGFTQLSRSTNRDETLVAQLKRIAQIDGLTGVIIAGVRPANNVSTNSNYVTEANAIHTTFVNAIKEINPNLKLGVYALTPYKDIATNKGRQGVDVETLQSLYNFILLNPTIDSSMTTGQYKSSEVTSDNIKTWYNGRVKNFVNAVTNKNCQVVAMINRSKTSVISLNDQKAPYPSGHANIYFNN is encoded by the coding sequence TTGTATATAAAAATAAATAAAGCATATATAGGAGTAAGTCCACGTGAAAACTACTTAACAGTATATGCAGATATAGAATCAGATGATCCACAATCAAAAGATATAATATTTCAAATAGATCCAAGTGAATATGCACCTATAAACTTTCCTAAAATAACATTACCACGTGCAGGAACATCTATAGAAGGGGTTTATAGATGGGAAAATGTACAAGTAGGGCATGTAAATAAAAATAGTCAAGGAATTAATTTTCCATTAATATGGGAGTATCAATTAAATTTATTATATGAAGGAGAAACTTATGATTCATATAATACAGGAATCAGTAAAATATTAGGACGTGGGATTGTCCATAATGGAAAAGCAACAGCTAATATAACACAATCATTCAGAGAAGAGCCAGATGATGAAGACCTGGATGGTGAATACACATGTATGAATGCTGGAACACAATTCATAGAAGCAAGATATATACAAAATGGAAAATATATGGGAACTAAAGCAATTGGAGTAATTGATATAAATAATGTATATAATTTTAAAGTATATCAACTTGCAAATCGTATAATTAATGAACAAGAAAAATTAGTCATAAGATTAGTAGTACATGATGTAACAAGAGGAACACTTACAGATCGTGAACCAGGGTATTATTATATTGATTATTATAATACAAGTGGAACATTTATAGAAACATTACAATTAACAAAAGAAATAGACCCCGAAGATCCAACAAAGAAATGTTACATGTATGATTTACTATTAGATAAAGCTGAAGTAGAACAAGAAGGAATATATCATACTTATACTTTTAAATGCTCAGATAACAAAGGACAAGAACATGTAGTAAATGATAAAAGAATAGACATAACAACACCACATATAAGTAATATAACTTATTTAAATGATAATTTTAACAATATATATAAGCCTGGTGAAACAATTAACATAGATGCAGTACTTGAAGATCAAAGTCAGACCATTACAGATAATTATGGAAATACTAGACAATTACCATTAAGTGGAAGAACTGTATACATAGGACTTATGTCAAATCATAAAGACCCAAATTATCCAAATAATGATTCACAAAAAAGTAATGAAATAACAATAACAACTGATGCAAATGGAGAAATACATACAACATATACAATAAAAGAAAATGCTTATAAAACTATTGATAATGTTGAATTAAACCCAAATACATACTATGTATATATAAGATATCCTGGAGAAAAAAATACTGATACAAATAGAATTATAATGAATCCTAGTTTAGCTATAACAAATACAAATGGATTTAATATGCAATTTTGGGATATGGAAATCAAACCATCAACAATACTAAGAATAGATGCAGATAATAATATACAATTCACACAACAATATCTCAAAAAGGGTACAGCAACAGTAATGAACAATATGAATGCAAATAGTAAAATTATAAATCAGAAAGGGGTGCTAATAGACAATCAAACACTCAAAACTGATGCAAATGGAGAATGTACTTATAATTTTACAAATACATCAAAATATAGTGAAAATAAGTATACTTTACAAATTAAAGGAACTCATACAAATAAGAAAAATGTGCAAGATAATGTTATAACAAGGGAATTATTTTATAGACATAAAGTCAAAGGTAATGTAACAATTACACCAAAGGAAACTTCTAATTTACAAGTAGGAAAACCTATAATTGCTAAATGTACATTAGGAGATTTAAAACCATTAAATAATACATTAGAATATCAAATACTAGTCTCACAAAACATTAATGGAACAAATAAAACAGTATATTCTACTTCAAAACAAACATACACAGTAAAAAATGTGGATAACCCACAGAATGAAGAAATAAGTTACACATTCTCACCAAATAATTTAATAGCAGGCAATGCAACTGTAACATTTAAATTTTTTGAAAATGAATATACCTTAACCACTGAATTAAGCACTGATGGAACTTTTACTATACCTAGTGGTATTAATTGTAGTGATGTACGAATAACATATGGAGAAACAGCTCATATTCAAGCAACATGTAGTGATGTACTCACTAAACCTGTAACTGTAACACTACTAAAAACATCGGGAGAAACAATTAATGTTGGTACAACTTCTCAAAAAACTGATAAAACTATAACTTTTGATATACCTAAGTCATATGTGGATCAAGCAGCAATAAATTCTCAAGGAAATAGGGCCGATGAAGTAGGATATTATATAACAACAAATAGTGTTGATGGTGGAGTAAAATCAAACACGGCAAAAATACGAATATATAATGATGTAACATTAGGAATAAGTAATTATAAAAAATACATTTATAACAATAAAAATAATCCTCAAACATATACATATGAATATAATATAAATTGTAGTGCTAAACGTGGACGAATACACGCTTATATTGCAACCATTGATGGAAACAGTAAATATTATCTTCCATCATTTAACATTGAAGATGGTACACAACAAAAAGTACAACTAACAGCAAAATATATTAAAAGTGGAGTGGATTATAATCTTTATCTACAATATGAACCACCAAATGATTCATATTATAATAGTGCACAGGCAATTATTTATAAAGTATTATGGATCAAAGAAGATCCTCATTTAACATTTATTGCTCCTACTATTATGAATGCTGGTGATTGTTATGTAAGACATGAATATCCAAGTACTCTTAGTCCTACACCAACAGGAACGATAACATATACTGTAGATAATGCTAGTTGGAATGGAAATATTGGTGAAAGTAAAATAATTGATTTTAGTAGTGTACGGGGAAAAACAAAAACAATTAATATAAGATATAATGGGGATGCTTATTATTATCCTATTGAAACTAGTTTAAATGTAACTGTACGAAAACAACCTACAATATCAATAACAGTTGATCCAGCAAGTGAAATAACTAAAGGAGATACACGTAATGTTACAGTACAAGTTTTATATGAAGGTTCATTAATAAATAATCTTCTTAGTGCAGCTTTAACAACTCCATCGGGTAAAAGTATAACATTATGTGATAATCAAAGTGGATCTGGTAAATATACTTGGAAATATAAATTTGATGAAAGTGGAACTTATAATATAACAGCACGTGTTCCTAATTATGATATATATGAATCTCGTATAGGTGGAATAAGTATAACTGTTAAAGAACCTCCAAAACAAGAAGAAACTCCAACTACTACGCCGGTAGTTGAAAAGTATATAACTGGAAGTAATATTCTAAAAGCAGTGACAGAGGGAAATGCAAGCACTCAATTTAATGACTTATACAAAGCAAATAATAGTAAAGAAATAGTTGTATTAATTGGAGAAAATAATGGATTTGATTCACGGATACCAGGACTTAAAAAGTTATGTGAACTTAAAAAATCAAGCTCAGATTACAAACCAAATATATATGCTTTTGTAGTTTGTTATAATTTCAATGCAGCAGGGGATCAATTTGATAATTTCATAGATCCTGGATTTACTCAATTATCACGAAGTACAAATCGTGATGAAACATTAGTAGCACAACTAAAACGTATTGCTCAAATTGATGGATTAACAGGAGTAATAATAGCTGGTGTAAGACCTGCAAATAATGTATCAACAAATAGTAATTATGTAACTGAAGCTAATGCTATACATACTACATTTGTAAATGCTATTAAAGAAATTAATCCTAATTTGAAACTTGGAGTATATGCTTTAACACCTTATAAAGATATTGCAACTAATAAAGGAAGACAAGGGGTTGATGTGGAGACACTTCAAAGTCTTTATAATTTTATATTACTTAATCCTACAATTGATTCAAGCATGACTACTGGACAATATAAAAGTAGTGAAGTTACAAGTGACAATATTAAAACATGGTATAATGGACGTGTAAAAAATTTTGTTAATGCTGTAACAAATAAGAATTGTCAAGTAGTAGCTATGATTAATCGTTCAAAAACAAGTGTGATAAGTCTTAATGATCAAAAAGCACCTTATCCTAGTGGACATGCAAATATATACTTTAATAACTAA
- a CDS encoding Ig-like domain-containing protein has protein sequence MVEKEIGKGTVIDGKATTNCVIDNSINVGDYELTAEYLENTVYNGSTCKAILSVGYNITVFAPDVYYWENRLDDVRAKGYFYAGVKPIEEGRCRISMDGYTPPTSPKYQITAGQISTVRLGGNTTEQTILNLIYTGSEEKHFNPGESNNFYVHELPIEGIIDPGNPSITDFNKRVDTNNFYPTVICGCTAVNPYDNTNCVINVRVVNSKNSSQHPTDGWIRIEVDGTLTDWVRVDNDGMVSFEQAPPITQGSYEIKCYYKAENTSKWNNGIGTGALIVSSYEPNIDYPTATSVENEYSGNRGDTVEVICRFYQPDGNLTPVNGGRASIYIDDNLYTWDNGETKLVSVSNSNAYNYKDTYFGKGWAVFRLTLPDTEDFLEGGHVIKVLYYDPSGEVYTYNDIARLYLRRPTMITFNNANSRVTTDNNGVVEESQIYYVDVNQVTFEVGTDIEHTGIPKVTVGEGEVLIAYDNINATLPGGDSSDEDLEETENLVITHDMDMSNIWYPVLNVTITDEQGEALPDMNVSLSIDGNKEILVTDTDGIVTKTIQSPDNASIEIKCGGEHTNYNENVKTIDFVPQKTTLTFNEEIGGGDGRSNIYFKNINNGNDYVGYHNDEDPGSFENSVTNEQFKGTSSDDMTYNLVYDNSNPMTITYSAKEIVFEFTSRKDNSVKTVTLDISDQDMSNYRFTCNARGSITLTDFKVNGAENDHVFDEGYWAGSVTISTENKSIKFGNAYCNLFH, from the coding sequence ATGGTAGAAAAAGAAATAGGAAAAGGAACTGTAATAGATGGAAAAGCCACTACAAACTGTGTAATCGATAATAGTATAAATGTAGGTGATTATGAATTAACTGCAGAGTACTTAGAAAACACAGTATATAATGGAAGTACATGTAAAGCAATTCTAAGTGTAGGATATAATATAACAGTCTTTGCACCTGATGTTTATTATTGGGAAAATAGATTAGATGATGTAAGAGCAAAAGGATACTTCTATGCAGGTGTTAAACCAATAGAAGAAGGTAGATGTCGTATAAGTATGGATGGATATACACCTCCAACTTCTCCTAAATATCAGATAACAGCAGGTCAGATAAGTACTGTAAGACTTGGTGGAAATACAACAGAACAAACTATATTAAATCTTATTTATACTGGTAGTGAAGAAAAACATTTTAATCCGGGAGAAAGTAATAATTTTTATGTTCATGAATTACCTATAGAAGGAATAATTGATCCTGGCAATCCTAGTATTACTGATTTTAATAAACGTGTAGATACAAATAATTTTTATCCTACTGTGATATGTGGTTGTACTGCTGTTAATCCATATGATAATACAAATTGTGTAATTAATGTACGTGTTGTTAATAGTAAAAATTCATCACAACATCCTACTGATGGATGGATAAGAATAGAGGTAGATGGAACTCTTACTGATTGGGTTCGTGTTGATAATGATGGTATGGTATCATTTGAACAAGCACCACCAATTACACAAGGATCATATGAAATTAAATGTTATTATAAGGCTGAAAATACTAGTAAATGGAATAATGGAATTGGTACAGGTGCATTAATTGTAAGTTCATATGAACCTAATATAGATTATCCAACAGCAACTAGTGTGGAAAATGAATATAGTGGAAATCGTGGAGATACTGTTGAAGTTATATGTCGATTTTATCAACCAGATGGAAATCTTACACCTGTAAATGGTGGACGTGCTTCTATTTATATTGATGATAATCTTTACACATGGGATAATGGAGAAACTAAGCTTGTAAGTGTATCTAATTCAAATGCTTATAATTATAAAGATACTTATTTTGGAAAAGGTTGGGCTGTATTTAGATTAACACTTCCTGATACTGAAGATTTCTTAGAAGGTGGACATGTAATTAAAGTTCTTTATTATGATCCAAGTGGAGAAGTATATACTTATAATGATATTGCAAGATTGTATCTACGTCGTCCTACAATGATTACTTTTAATAATGCAAATAGTCGTGTAACAACTGATAATAATGGTGTTGTTGAAGAATCTCAAATTTATTATGTTGATGTTAATCAAGTAACATTTGAAGTAGGAACAGATATAGAACATACAGGAATACCTAAAGTAACTGTGGGTGAAGGGGAAGTACTTATAGCATATGATAATATTAATGCAACTTTACCTGGTGGTGATTCTTCAGATGAAGATTTAGAGGAAACGGAAAACTTAGTAATCACACATGATATGGATATGAGTAATATATGGTATCCTGTGTTAAATGTAACAATAACTGATGAACAAGGTGAAGCACTACCTGATATGAATGTATCTCTAAGTATAGATGGAAATAAAGAAATTTTAGTTACTGATACTGATGGTATTGTAACAAAAACTATTCAATCACCTGATAATGCTTCTATTGAAATTAAATGTGGTGGGGAACATACAAATTATAATGAAAATGTAAAAACAATTGATTTCGTACCTCAAAAAACTACACTTACATTTAATGAAGAAATTGGTGGTGGAGATGGTCGTTCAAATATTTACTTTAAAAATATTAATAATGGAAATGATTATGTAGGATATCATAATGATGAAGATCCTGGTAGTTTTGAAAATAGTGTAACTAATGAACAATTTAAAGGAACTAGTAGTGATGATATGACTTATAATCTTGTATATGATAATTCAAATCCTATGACTATTACATACAGTGCTAAAGAAATTGTCTTTGAATTTACTTCTAGGAAAGATAATAGTGTAAAAACTGTTACACTTGATATAAGTGATCAAGATATGAGTAATTATAGATTTACATGTAATGCAAGAGGATCAATTACTTTAACTGATTTCAAAGTAAATGGTGCTGAAAATGATCATGTATTTGATGAAGGATATTGGGCTGGAAGTGTTACAATTTCTACAGAAAATAAATCTATTAAGTTTGGAAATGCTTATTGTAATTTATTCCACTAG
- a CDS encoding baseplate J/gp47 family protein translates to MSFIRLDNTEVTRSSIIERMIMFYKERYGEDLTEVCDLADGSEMRTLLESIAVEIYDLYYQDDVSCRQAFVKTAVGYYLDMKGCEFHLTRSPSAQSTGYLNFSFKSGPITVDYTIPQGLMVLDRKTGNEYYTTSSMDIKAGELEVDVPAISVLEGLDYNCETGRLTAFKNMSQVRGDLQVTNKTAFTGGRNAETDEHFRQRILEAMKSEAFGTVQSYTNALENIEGIHDVAFINPKDVTDHLVGGKRCTACTRVCYINSSNKTKINNNDSTNNTNKPVDYESADEDMLFKVTNYFTNQDNLVIGHSFHVSACNCRRLYFKIEAYTSLSNIDTDEIMKALRTYFDGGTYGGMIYPGLGIGEAVRMYGLIDVLERVPGIEQVVNILNINYRTTYPENAKWEQLGNETDWVWTDSMGFTYRKATKDGKPSAQWGERRFRTLTVPVNYVAYLDSMKNSSQDSNSPDILFESIGTVPPTERGN, encoded by the coding sequence GTGTCATTTATAAGATTAGATAACACAGAAGTAACACGAAGTAGTATAATTGAACGTATGATAATGTTCTATAAAGAACGATATGGTGAAGATTTAACTGAAGTTTGTGATCTTGCCGATGGAAGTGAAATGAGAACATTACTTGAAAGTATTGCAGTAGAAATTTATGATTTATATTACCAGGATGATGTGAGTTGTAGACAAGCATTTGTAAAAACAGCTGTAGGATATTATCTTGATATGAAAGGATGTGAATTTCATCTTACACGTTCACCATCTGCACAATCTACAGGATATTTAAATTTTAGTTTTAAAAGTGGACCTATTACAGTTGATTATACTATTCCTCAAGGATTAATGGTACTTGACCGTAAAACGGGTAATGAATATTATACAACTAGTAGTATGGATATTAAAGCGGGTGAACTTGAAGTAGATGTGCCTGCTATTAGTGTTCTTGAAGGTCTTGATTATAATTGTGAAACTGGAAGACTTACAGCATTTAAGAATATGAGTCAAGTTCGTGGTGATTTACAAGTTACTAATAAAACTGCTTTTACTGGAGGGCGTAATGCTGAGACAGATGAGCATTTTAGACAACGTATTCTTGAAGCTATGAAAAGTGAAGCATTTGGTACAGTTCAAAGTTATACTAATGCACTTGAAAATATAGAGGGTATTCATGATGTAGCTTTTATTAATCCTAAGGATGTAACAGATCATCTTGTAGGTGGTAAACGTTGCACAGCATGTACACGTGTATGTTATATTAATTCAAGTAATAAAACTAAGATTAATAATAATGATAGTACTAATAATACGAATAAACCTGTAGATTATGAATCAGCAGATGAAGATATGCTTTTTAAGGTTACAAATTATTTTACAAATCAAGATAATCTTGTTATTGGACATAGTTTTCATGTATCTGCTTGTAATTGTAGACGTCTTTATTTTAAAATTGAAGCATATACAAGTTTAAGTAATATAGATACTGATGAAATTATGAAAGCTCTTCGTACATATTTTGATGGTGGAACATATGGTGGAATGATTTATCCCGGTTTAGGTATTGGTGAGGCTGTACGTATGTATGGACTTATTGATGTGCTTGAACGCGTGCCAGGTATTGAACAAGTAGTAAATATTCTTAATATTAATTATCGTACTACTTATCCTGAAAATGCTAAGTGGGAACAACTTGGAAATGAAACGGATTGGGTATGGACTGATAGTATGGGTTTTACTTATCGTAAAGCTACTAAAGATGGAAAACCATCTGCACAGTGGGGAGAAAGACGTTTTAGAACCCTTACTGTTCCAGTAAATTATGTAGCTTATCTTGATTCTATGAAGAATAGTAGTCAAGATAGTAATAGTCCTGATATTTTATTCGAATCTATAGGTACTGTTCCACCTACTGAAAGAGGAAACTAA
- a CDS encoding peptidoglycan-binding domain-containing protein, with protein sequence MAIDCKTVNIRKGSIGEDVKTLQTYLSEKKLYTGSIDGKCEKYTVNAIKNLQKKYKNLAVDGVFGPITCITCGINTATPTNTPIDTGWKSPATVSQDSRWDVINPNFGCYEFNNLKAIKVANTSSSAYIPTDGGVKKDYHGPVVYVNNFGFNIPKDATIKEVYVRTCTKCGNGWNEGVQTKLLKLKTTASTTDFGVGKDISIHPKWPLRSWRDTTGGGTPEKWGVQLTPELVNSTNFGFVYQCTGTRGGDHGWIMPRIAFLQMRIVYVKNNTSTTSSPVVTPDFDLEFSFEDSKGNPLVDTGDEKNIYISTDPKDNREFITFVIKYIEKDSNKKYPAGQTPIVNLKSNSLKLSRKKSSTYQTKTLSVKEINATYDSDGKANNRPVYYSRVMISPYITQGECSFTVECGSVKKTFKVPVDVNIDSDTLDISDINLLNFMMDGTQRCIIHSCKFEECKAYAGASYATVNMRDDVYRTNNTHDYASNEASKPCKFKDDFSKCPHRSKDLKACPFTKTKYCYGAGYVDLYAEVNRCKLN encoded by the coding sequence ATGGCTATTGATTGTAAAACAGTAAATATAAGAAAAGGAAGTATTGGAGAAGATGTAAAAACATTACAAACCTATCTATCAGAAAAAAAATTATATACAGGAAGTATAGATGGAAAATGTGAAAAATACACAGTAAATGCAATAAAAAACCTACAAAAAAAATATAAAAACCTTGCAGTAGATGGAGTATTTGGTCCTATAACATGTATAACTTGTGGAATTAATACAGCAACACCAACAAATACACCTATAGACACGGGTTGGAAATCACCCGCCACTGTATCACAAGATAGTCGATGGGATGTAATTAATCCTAATTTTGGGTGTTATGAATTTAATAATCTTAAAGCAATCAAGGTAGCAAATACAAGTTCTAGTGCATATATTCCAACAGATGGTGGAGTAAAAAAAGATTATCATGGTCCTGTAGTGTATGTAAATAATTTTGGATTTAATATACCTAAAGATGCAACAATTAAAGAAGTATATGTACGTACATGTACTAAATGTGGAAATGGATGGAATGAAGGAGTACAAACCAAATTATTAAAATTAAAAACTACAGCAAGTACTACAGATTTTGGTGTAGGAAAAGATATAAGTATTCATCCTAAATGGCCATTAAGATCATGGAGAGATACAACTGGAGGAGGAACGCCTGAAAAATGGGGTGTACAACTCACACCTGAACTTGTGAATAGTACTAATTTTGGATTTGTATATCAATGTACTGGAACTCGTGGTGGTGATCATGGGTGGATTATGCCTAGAATTGCTTTTCTTCAGATGAGAATAGTTTATGTTAAAAATAATACAAGTACAACTTCATCACCAGTTGTAACACCTGATTTTGATTTAGAATTTAGTTTTGAGGATAGTAAAGGAAATCCGCTAGTAGATACGGGGGATGAAAAGAATATTTATATAAGTACAGATCCTAAGGATAATAGAGAATTTATTACATTTGTAATTAAGTATATTGAAAAGGATAGTAATAAGAAATATCCAGCAGGGCAAACGCCTATTGTTAATTTAAAATCGAATTCATTAAAACTTTCACGTAAAAAAAGTTCTACATATCAAACTAAAACATTAAGTGTAAAAGAAATAAATGCAACTTATGATTCAGATGGAAAAGCAAATAATAGACCTGTATATTATTCTCGTGTTATGATTTCTCCTTATATTACACAGGGTGAATGTAGTTTCACTGTGGAATGTGGAAGTGTTAAAAAAACGTTTAAAGTTCCAGTTGATGTGAATATAGATTCAGATACATTAGATATTTCTGATATAAATTTATTAAATTTCATGATGGATGGAACTCAAAGATGTATTATTCATTCATGTAAATTTGAGGAATGTAAAGCATATGCTGGTGCAAGTTATGCTACTGTTAATATGCGTGATGATGTTTATCGGACAAATAATACACATGATTATGCAAGTAATGAAGCAAGTAAGCCATGTAAATTTAAGGATGATTTTAGTAAGTGTCCTCATCGTAGTAAGGATCTTAAAGCATGTCCATTTACTAAAACAAAATATTGTTATGGTGCAGGATATGTGGACTTGTATGCTGAAGTTAATAGATGTAAATTAAATTAA